Proteins encoded together in one Terriglobus saanensis SP1PR4 window:
- a CDS encoding UvrD-helicase domain-containing protein — protein MSSRPADWYEREQALDTTRSWIVEAPAGSGKTGLLIQRYLKLLLDPQIESPAQVIAITFTTKATEEIRNRILSALSSASQDTEVDSFERTTRDLAKQVLARDAEHGWQLLQQPEQLNIRTIDSLAAEIARSMPVLAGGWGKLQPAEDAWPLYARAARRVMLKLGGEDRELHQAIETILLHRDANLAGVEALICGMLQKREQWGSLIPLRGAELTDEFLDEQVLPRLNAALEHNVCVSLTRLQKAFPRASLARVAQIAESLCNEPGYKDKENFLIPCREHLSPPGTECGHLPYWVALIALLMTKDKDGWRKSYQSNHVNLIIPKPVQVELKELVDSIRSPELSAAIENVRSAPSPPYPPEQWIVAKALFRLLRNALGELRLVFAEDGECDFTEVSLSAREALRHGNGKGDLAAMMGMRMQHLLMDEMQDTSASQYDLLQALTAGWDGSSQTLFLVGDPKQSIYLFREAKVELFLKALTTERLGDVPLSRLVLTSNFRSQERLVKGFNEVFRLLFPEREGEIVYHDATAEVPAQEHELRWHATPLPYMDRAQAGAYNKQREREQAEEIASLLHDWRSRPVSVAKPKASSAAVLVRTKAHASLIMEVLAEAGIPYRAVEMERLADRQEVLDVLSLTRALLHPADRTAWLAIFHAPWCGLGLADLHILAAGDDPAQAQRPLEQMLPERLKLLSEASRIRAEKTWTILSAALGQRGRMPLVRWVEHTWHLLGGDLCAGSEGSANVTRFFHLLEKMTAQRGEPNLSALQDSLQKLFAEHAAAPDAVEILTIHKAKGLEWDLVIVPSLEKTSRRNDSTLLDWAEFQYEDDLGEISHLLLAPIQSSSGKPGSLNDFIRGHHNARGEAELKRLLYVATTRARSALHLFASPATKKDNSVGARRGTLLHAAWPIAEALFAEPAPVPTKLLFWPSSAAEPQEGSGLALAAGAEVAAKRPILRRLRADFDPRERLLATKPEGTANVDLPALPAFQRSGGSLEVRAVGETVHAFLEEVAARVAEDMSEGTAANAAFEQEMGRLSSTKGRMTNYARSQGLSPRDAERAAGLALVALESALSSKTGRWLLHPHPGAQSEFGLHTADLDSPGVHIRMDRTFLAGDQPLAEGTSVRWIIDFKSSEHGNPDHAYFDVQRAKYLGQMQTYAQAARAVGEQAQIMLGLYYPRMDRLIWWQDEKEGWQIS, from the coding sequence GTGAGTTCTCGTCCGGCGGATTGGTATGAACGCGAACAGGCCCTCGACACGACACGCTCGTGGATTGTGGAAGCGCCAGCAGGTTCGGGCAAGACGGGGCTTTTGATTCAGCGGTATCTGAAGTTGTTGCTGGATCCACAGATCGAGTCACCTGCGCAGGTGATTGCGATTACGTTTACGACGAAGGCGACGGAGGAGATTCGCAACCGCATTCTCTCCGCGCTTTCTTCCGCGTCTCAGGACACTGAGGTTGACAGCTTCGAACGCACGACGCGAGATCTGGCGAAGCAGGTACTGGCCCGCGATGCGGAGCACGGCTGGCAGTTGTTACAACAGCCGGAGCAGTTGAACATCCGTACGATCGACTCGCTGGCGGCGGAGATTGCACGATCCATGCCTGTGCTGGCGGGCGGCTGGGGGAAGCTTCAGCCGGCCGAAGACGCGTGGCCTCTCTATGCGCGCGCGGCAAGACGCGTGATGTTGAAACTGGGCGGCGAGGATCGCGAACTCCATCAGGCCATTGAGACGATTCTTCTGCATCGCGATGCGAATCTGGCGGGTGTGGAAGCGCTGATCTGCGGCATGTTGCAGAAGCGGGAGCAGTGGGGCAGCCTGATTCCACTGCGCGGTGCGGAGCTTACAGATGAGTTTCTGGATGAGCAGGTGCTTCCGCGTCTGAATGCGGCGCTGGAGCATAACGTTTGCGTATCGTTGACGCGGCTGCAGAAGGCTTTTCCACGGGCAAGTCTTGCACGAGTGGCGCAGATTGCGGAGAGTCTGTGCAACGAGCCGGGATACAAGGACAAGGAGAACTTCCTGATTCCGTGCCGGGAGCATTTGTCTCCTCCGGGGACGGAGTGTGGTCATCTGCCGTATTGGGTGGCTTTGATCGCCCTTCTGATGACGAAAGACAAGGATGGATGGCGGAAGAGCTACCAATCCAACCATGTGAATCTCATCATTCCGAAACCGGTGCAGGTGGAGTTGAAAGAACTCGTCGATTCGATTCGAAGCCCGGAACTTTCTGCTGCGATTGAGAATGTTCGTTCTGCACCGTCGCCTCCGTATCCACCGGAGCAGTGGATTGTGGCGAAGGCACTATTCCGGCTGCTGCGCAATGCTCTGGGTGAGTTGCGACTCGTCTTTGCTGAGGACGGCGAGTGCGACTTTACGGAGGTCTCGCTCTCTGCGCGGGAGGCATTACGCCATGGCAACGGCAAGGGAGATCTTGCGGCGATGATGGGCATGCGTATGCAGCATCTATTGATGGACGAGATGCAGGATACCTCCGCGAGCCAGTACGACCTGCTGCAGGCGTTAACCGCAGGGTGGGACGGTTCGAGCCAGACGCTCTTTCTGGTAGGCGATCCGAAGCAGTCGATCTACCTCTTTCGCGAGGCGAAGGTGGAGCTCTTTCTCAAGGCGCTGACGACGGAACGGTTGGGCGATGTGCCGCTGAGCCGGTTGGTTCTGACCTCCAACTTCCGTTCGCAGGAGCGGCTGGTGAAGGGTTTCAACGAGGTCTTTCGCTTGCTGTTTCCAGAGCGCGAAGGAGAGATCGTCTATCACGATGCGACGGCGGAGGTTCCGGCTCAAGAGCATGAGCTTCGTTGGCATGCTACGCCGCTTCCCTACATGGACCGTGCACAGGCTGGAGCTTATAACAAGCAGCGCGAACGAGAGCAGGCGGAGGAGATTGCGAGTCTGCTGCATGACTGGCGTTCTCGGCCTGTGAGTGTTGCGAAGCCTAAGGCTTCTTCTGCGGCGGTGCTCGTGCGCACGAAGGCGCATGCGAGCCTCATTATGGAAGTGCTGGCGGAGGCGGGGATTCCCTACCGTGCTGTGGAGATGGAGCGGCTTGCGGACCGGCAGGAGGTCCTGGATGTGTTGTCCCTGACACGCGCGCTTCTGCATCCGGCGGACCGGACGGCGTGGCTTGCGATCTTTCATGCTCCGTGGTGTGGGCTGGGGCTTGCAGACCTGCACATTCTTGCGGCTGGCGATGATCCTGCGCAGGCGCAGCGGCCTTTGGAGCAGATGTTGCCGGAGCGATTGAAGCTGCTCTCAGAGGCTTCTCGAATCCGTGCGGAAAAGACATGGACGATTCTTTCTGCGGCGCTGGGACAGAGGGGACGGATGCCTCTGGTGCGCTGGGTGGAACATACGTGGCACCTGTTAGGCGGAGATCTCTGCGCCGGGTCGGAGGGTTCGGCGAATGTGACGCGATTCTTTCATCTTTTAGAGAAGATGACCGCGCAGAGGGGGGAGCCAAATCTTTCGGCGCTGCAGGACTCTCTACAGAAGCTCTTTGCTGAACACGCGGCTGCTCCCGATGCAGTCGAGATTCTGACAATCCATAAGGCGAAGGGGCTGGAGTGGGACCTGGTGATTGTGCCTTCGTTGGAAAAGACTTCGAGACGGAATGACTCTACCCTGCTCGACTGGGCAGAGTTCCAATACGAGGATGATCTTGGGGAGATATCGCATCTTCTGCTGGCACCGATCCAGAGCAGTTCGGGTAAACCGGGGTCTCTGAACGATTTCATCCGCGGGCACCATAATGCCCGGGGAGAAGCGGAGTTGAAGCGGCTTCTTTATGTAGCGACTACGCGGGCGCGGAGCGCGCTGCATCTGTTTGCCTCGCCTGCAACGAAAAAAGACAACAGCGTGGGCGCGCGCCGAGGAACGCTCTTACATGCTGCGTGGCCGATTGCGGAAGCTCTGTTTGCTGAGCCCGCGCCGGTTCCGACTAAATTACTTTTCTGGCCGAGTTCCGCAGCGGAACCGCAGGAAGGGAGTGGCCTGGCGCTTGCGGCTGGCGCTGAAGTGGCGGCGAAGAGACCGATCCTGCGGAGGCTGCGTGCTGACTTTGATCCCAGAGAACGCCTGCTTGCGACGAAGCCTGAAGGAACGGCGAATGTGGACCTGCCCGCGCTTCCGGCGTTTCAGCGCTCCGGCGGATCGCTCGAAGTGCGCGCCGTGGGTGAAACGGTGCATGCCTTCCTGGAAGAGGTAGCCGCGCGCGTAGCGGAGGATATGTCTGAGGGCACCGCTGCGAATGCCGCCTTTGAGCAGGAGATGGGAAGACTTAGCTCCACCAAGGGGCGGATGACGAACTATGCGCGGTCGCAGGGGCTATCGCCTCGGGATGCGGAGCGTGCGGCGGGACTGGCGTTGGTCGCTCTTGAATCCGCGTTGTCGAGCAAGACGGGGCGGTGGCTTCTGCATCCTCACCCCGGCGCACAGAGCGAGTTTGGATTGCATACCGCAGATCTGGATTCGCCGGGAGTACATATCCGGATGGACCGGACGTTTCTTGCCGGAGACCAACCGCTTGCAGAGGGTACCTCCGTGCGATGGATCATCGACTTTAAATCCTCAGAGCATGGGAACCCGGATCACGCTTACTTTGACGTGCAGCGAGCGAAGTACCTGGGACAGATGCAGACCTATGCCCAGGCGGCGCGTGCGGTGGGAGAGCAGGCTCAGATTATGCTGGGACTGTACTATCCGCGTATGGATCGTCTGATCTGGTGGCAGGATGAAAAAGAAGG
- a CDS encoding SCO family protein — protein sequence MPKFLLTLLLLCTVLGCKHPSPAAPVQGQQMSYTVRGKVISTEPSTGEVTLAHEAIPGFMEAMTMPYKLKDPSTISELHSGDRITARLLVLKDSDGEFHDPRLDQVVVTAQAKPDYKPMSDYHVPQPGDQVPDFKFINQSGRSVHLSQFKNKAVLITFIYTRCPMSDFCPKMSRNFAAIDQQIAQNPTLYKNTHLLSISFDPAYDTPAVLRSYGGAYTGKYTKENFDHWEFVAPAKTDLSAMELFFNVGVTPGESNSFNHSLSTLLIDRQGRIAAWYPGGDWKPSDVLTAMHQAAGIA from the coding sequence ATGCCCAAATTCTTGCTCACGCTGTTGCTCTTATGCACCGTTCTCGGCTGCAAGCATCCATCGCCCGCCGCTCCCGTGCAAGGACAGCAAATGAGCTACACCGTCCGTGGAAAAGTCATCTCCACCGAGCCTTCCACCGGCGAGGTTACCCTCGCGCACGAGGCCATTCCCGGCTTCATGGAAGCCATGACCATGCCCTACAAACTGAAGGATCCCTCCACGATCTCAGAACTCCACTCCGGAGACCGCATCACCGCTCGCCTCCTCGTTCTGAAGGACTCCGATGGAGAATTCCACGACCCCCGTCTCGATCAGGTCGTCGTCACCGCGCAGGCCAAGCCGGACTACAAACCGATGTCGGATTACCACGTCCCCCAGCCCGGCGATCAGGTCCCGGATTTCAAATTCATCAACCAGAGCGGACGCAGCGTCCACCTCTCCCAGTTCAAAAACAAAGCCGTCCTCATCACCTTCATCTACACGCGTTGCCCCATGTCCGACTTCTGCCCCAAGATGAGCCGCAACTTCGCCGCCATCGACCAGCAGATCGCGCAGAATCCCACGCTTTACAAAAACACGCATCTCCTCAGCATCAGCTTTGACCCCGCCTACGACACGCCAGCGGTCCTCCGCAGCTACGGCGGCGCGTACACCGGCAAATACACCAAGGAAAACTTCGACCACTGGGAGTTCGTCGCTCCGGCCAAAACCGATCTTTCTGCCATGGAACTCTTCTTCAACGTCGGCGTCACTCCTGGCGAGAGCAACTCGTTCAACCACTCTCTCTCCACGCTTCTCATCGACCGTCAGGGCCGCATCGCCGCTTGGTATCCCGGCGGAGACTGGAAACCCAGCGACGTCCTCACCGCCATGCACCAGGCCGCCGGCATCGCCTAA
- a CDS encoding PD-(D/E)XK nuclease family protein, whose protein sequence is MSPALPIVEQVMDALSRGALVLTSNQRAARTLRLHFEGTMREEGRSGWQAPQILTWDGWVADQWRKMLIEGVTDCILLNRAQERRVWMRAIEATADSGSLLSTRAMGEMASDTTRLLSQWNAHEAFTTFQTGVSGPDVALFGRWLKTFERICDEQRWVSGSLAASRLASTVRGGGFSVPVVEILLVGFDRVLPSQGVVIEAMEERGASVDHAEQPKQAESLSLATCADDREELLACASWVKDLLACEGSGTIAVVVPDLDETREEIDRVFRERIAPWSYEMGSESAPPFEFSLGDALSKTTMVRDALLLLRWLHGPIELEQVSQIVRSPFLGNEADVSERARFDAQVLRRRKRLSLELELREAAKMLIFVKGDATPHTSLQSLSTALMQAQKLAQPRLKKAMGWSDWSDLVREVLETAGWPGPRSADSREFQLRKRWDDLLDELAGMDALGERVTYEEMLSTLRSMAEETLFAPQSRGARIQIMGPMEAAGSHFQGVWFLHADDMRWPRKSSTSPLLPWTLQKEAGMPGAAPAMDFAFARSVTERLASSAAEVVFSYAVTRAAGTMRPSPAVMALGGLNAWGRAVVDTVDTAVEVMEEVEDSTPLPALTGERLRGGAQIFELQAACSFRAFAEARLFSAQPDEVDPGMSAPERGNATHEALEKFWRRTKTQAELERLSTEIDPVSGRTKRDVVLDTCIAEALEVSDSSWERAYISIQHQRLHELLSRWLEIERKRPVPFEVRYTEHEVEETMIGDLHLRLRVDRVDEIAGENGPEFVLIDYKTGRCSPSEWLGDRPDKPQLPLYAIAGELGNVGGIGFASLRPAEKDLWLRGMTRTPDVFPPLRKRSADLDFDQQIQEWQETLLELADSFAAGDAAVGPKKYPKTCEHCGQRLLCRLDPARLMELSDEEDSEDDEA, encoded by the coding sequence GTGAGCCCCGCCCTGCCGATAGTCGAACAAGTGATGGATGCCCTTTCCCGGGGAGCGCTGGTGCTGACCTCAAACCAGCGTGCGGCGCGCACGCTCCGGTTGCATTTCGAGGGGACGATGCGGGAAGAAGGCCGTTCCGGCTGGCAGGCTCCCCAGATTTTGACCTGGGACGGATGGGTTGCCGACCAATGGCGCAAAATGCTGATCGAGGGCGTAACCGACTGTATTCTGTTGAATCGTGCGCAGGAGCGGAGGGTCTGGATGCGGGCGATTGAAGCGACGGCGGATAGCGGAAGCCTGCTTTCGACACGAGCGATGGGCGAGATGGCCTCCGATACGACGCGGTTGCTGTCGCAGTGGAATGCTCATGAGGCGTTTACGACCTTTCAGACGGGAGTGAGCGGGCCCGATGTGGCGCTTTTCGGCAGATGGCTGAAGACATTTGAAAGGATCTGCGACGAGCAGAGGTGGGTCTCTGGATCGCTTGCGGCAAGCAGGTTAGCCAGCACCGTCCGCGGCGGTGGATTTTCAGTGCCGGTGGTCGAGATTCTTCTGGTGGGGTTTGACAGGGTTCTTCCTTCGCAGGGCGTCGTGATCGAAGCGATGGAAGAACGTGGCGCATCCGTTGACCATGCGGAACAGCCAAAGCAAGCGGAGAGTCTGTCGCTGGCCACGTGTGCGGACGATCGTGAAGAATTGCTCGCATGCGCGAGTTGGGTGAAAGATCTGCTCGCTTGCGAGGGCAGCGGGACGATTGCCGTGGTGGTGCCCGATCTTGACGAAACGCGGGAGGAGATCGACCGCGTCTTTCGCGAACGGATTGCGCCGTGGAGTTATGAGATGGGAAGCGAGAGCGCGCCGCCGTTTGAGTTTTCACTGGGCGATGCACTTTCGAAGACCACGATGGTGCGCGACGCTTTGCTACTTCTGCGGTGGCTGCATGGGCCGATTGAGCTGGAACAGGTAAGCCAGATCGTTCGAAGCCCTTTCCTTGGGAATGAAGCAGATGTCAGCGAGCGCGCCCGATTCGATGCGCAGGTGCTTCGCAGGCGAAAGCGTTTGAGCCTGGAGCTTGAGTTACGCGAAGCGGCAAAGATGCTGATCTTTGTGAAGGGTGATGCGACCCCCCACACGAGTCTGCAGTCTCTTTCCACAGCACTGATGCAGGCACAGAAGCTCGCGCAGCCGCGCTTAAAGAAGGCAATGGGATGGTCGGATTGGAGTGACCTCGTGCGCGAGGTCCTGGAAACGGCGGGTTGGCCGGGGCCAAGGTCTGCCGATAGCCGCGAGTTTCAACTGCGCAAGCGATGGGATGATCTGCTGGACGAGCTGGCGGGGATGGATGCTCTGGGCGAACGTGTGACGTACGAAGAGATGCTTTCGACGTTGCGGAGTATGGCAGAGGAGACACTCTTTGCACCCCAGTCGCGTGGGGCGCGCATTCAGATCATGGGACCGATGGAGGCAGCGGGCAGTCACTTCCAAGGCGTGTGGTTTCTCCATGCGGACGATATGCGCTGGCCTCGCAAGAGCTCTACAAGTCCGTTGTTGCCATGGACGCTTCAGAAAGAGGCGGGCATGCCGGGTGCTGCTCCAGCGATGGATTTCGCCTTTGCGCGATCTGTGACGGAGCGCCTTGCGTCGAGCGCAGCGGAGGTAGTCTTCAGCTATGCGGTGACCCGGGCGGCGGGAACAATGCGGCCCTCTCCGGCGGTGATGGCGCTGGGTGGTCTGAACGCGTGGGGACGTGCGGTGGTGGACACTGTCGATACTGCGGTTGAGGTGATGGAAGAGGTTGAAGACAGCACTCCCCTTCCCGCTCTTACGGGTGAACGTTTGCGTGGTGGAGCGCAGATTTTTGAACTGCAGGCGGCGTGTTCGTTCCGCGCCTTTGCGGAGGCCCGGCTTTTTTCTGCGCAACCGGACGAGGTCGACCCGGGCATGAGCGCACCGGAGCGCGGCAATGCGACGCATGAAGCTCTGGAAAAGTTCTGGCGTCGTACGAAGACACAAGCGGAACTGGAGCGACTGAGCACCGAGATCGATCCTGTCAGTGGACGGACGAAGCGCGATGTTGTTCTGGATACGTGCATTGCCGAAGCGCTGGAGGTCTCCGATTCCAGCTGGGAGCGCGCGTACATCTCCATCCAACATCAGCGGTTGCATGAGCTTTTGAGCCGGTGGCTGGAGATCGAGCGCAAGCGGCCTGTGCCATTCGAGGTTCGCTACACAGAGCATGAGGTCGAGGAGACGATGATTGGCGATCTGCACCTGAGACTCCGTGTGGACCGCGTGGATGAGATTGCCGGGGAGAACGGGCCTGAGTTTGTGTTGATCGATTACAAGACAGGCAGATGTTCGCCCTCCGAATGGCTGGGCGACCGGCCGGACAAGCCGCAACTCCCTCTCTATGCGATTGCAGGAGAGCTTGGAAATGTAGGCGGCATTGGATTCGCAAGTTTGAGACCGGCGGAGAAGGACCTGTGGCTGCGGGGGATGACGCGTACACCGGATGTCTTTCCGCCGCTGAGGAAGCGATCTGCCGATCTCGACTTCGATCAGCAGATTCAGGAGTGGCAGGAGACATTGCTCGAGTTGGCGGATTCCTTTGCAGCGGGTGACGCCGCGGTGGGACCCAAGAAATATCCGAAGACCTGTGAGCACTGTGGACAGCGGCTGTTGTGTCGCCTTGATCCCGCGAGGTTGATGGAGTTGAGCGACGAGGAAGACTCCGAGGATGACGAAGCGTGA